Part of the Nicotiana sylvestris chromosome 5, ASM39365v2, whole genome shotgun sequence genome is shown below.
gcactccatgaaggcgaacaatctctctgatGCAAATCTTAGCCCaccactctaaagaataggtagtacacataggaatgaagtgcgcggacttggtcagccgatccacaatcacccaaatagcatcaaacttcctcaaagtccttGGGAGCCCAATtatgaaatccatggtgatccgctcccacttccactctggaatcattatctgctgaagcaagccaccaggtctctgatgctcatatttcacctgctgacagagCTACAAactcaactatatctttcttcatcctcctccaccaatagtgatatCTCAAATCCTCATACATCTTCGCTGCAACTgtatggatggaataccgcgagttgtgcgcctcttctagaatcaactcccgaagcccatctacattgggaaaacatatccggccctgcatcctcaataccccatcatcaccaatagtcacatccctggcatcaccgtactgaaccttgtccttgaggacaaacaaatgaggatcatcatattgacgCTTTTTGAtgtgatcaaacaaggaagaccgagaaaccacacaagctaagacccgactgggctTCAAAATATCCAATATCaaaaaccaattggccaaggtctgaacatcaactgcaagagatcTCTCCCCAATAGGTaggaatgcaagactacccatactcactgccctcctacttaaggcatcgaccacctcattggcctttctcggatggtacaaaatgATAATATCATAGTCCATTAGcatctccaaccatcttcgctgcctcaaattgagatccttttgcttgaacaagtgcttgcggctgcgatgatcagtaaacacctcacaagacacaccatagagatagtgcctccaaatcttcaacgagtgaacaatggaagccaactccaaattatgaacggggtagttcttctcatggggcttcaactgacgtgaagaataagcaatcactctaccctcctgcatcaaaacacacccaatgtCGATCTGAGAAGCATCAGAATATACGGTATAAGAGCCTGAAGTTGATGGcagaactaacactagagttgtggtcaaggcagtcttgagcttcagaaagattgcctcacactcatccgaccacctgaaagaagcacctttttgggtcaatttggtcgagggtaatgcaatagatgagaaaccctgaatgaatcgatggtaataacccgccaaactaagaaagctATGAAtttttgtggctgaggacggtctaggccaactttaGGCCGCCTCTAGCTACTTTgaatccacttgaataccctcactagacaccaagTGCCGTAAGaacgccactgaactgagccaaaacttacacttggagaacttagcataaagcttctcctccctcaaccactGTAACACAATCcgcaaatgctgggcatgctcctcctggatacgagagtacactaggatatcatcaatgaatacaataacaaacgagtcgagataaggctggaacacactgttcatcagatACATGAACGcttctggggcattggtcatcccaaaagacatcacaaggaactcaaaatggccatatcgggtcctaaaagctgtcttacGAATGTCTGAGTCCCTAATATTCAATTGGagataccctgacctcaaatcaatcttggataACACCCTCCCtacctgaagctggtcaaataaatcatcaatatgaggtaAGGATACTTGTTTTctattgtgactttgttcaattgcttGTAATAATTGCACATTCTCatggtgccatccttcttcttcactaacagaaccggtgcaccccaaagtAACACATTAGGTCTAATAAACCCCttctcaaggagttcctaaagcatctcattcaactccttcaacttagccAATGCCATATGGTatgaaggaatagaaatgggctgagtgccctgcaccaagtcaataccaaagtcaatatctctgtcgagCGGCATGTtcgacaggtctacaggaaacacatccagaAAATCTCGCACCAcgggaacagaatcaatagtaggggtctctacattgacatccctcacaaaggccaaataagaaagacaaaccTTCCCAACGATCCGTTGagccttcaagtatgaaatcactctactgggaacatagtctAAAGAACCTCGCCAGTCAATCTGTGGCactcccggcatagccaacatcaccgTCTTAGCGTGATAGTGCAGAATAACATGACacagagacaaccaatccatgcccaatatcacatcaaagtcaaccatactaagcagcaaCAGATCCACTCTAGTCTCTAgccccccaatagtcactacacatgaccgatatacacgatccacaataatagtattgcctaccggtgtagatacatgaacagataaaacaagagactcgcagggcgtatccaaataatgagaaaaatatgacgacacatatgaaaaagtagaactaagatcaaataatacagaggcatccctgTGGCAAACTGAGATAATTACtgtgatcacaacatctgaagcaataacatctggtctgccagggagtgcatagaaacgggcctgaccgccacttcatcggcctccccctctagggcaacccctagttgactgaccttTACCCCGAGTTGGCTGGGCGGGTGATGAAGTAATTGGAGCTGAAGCCAAAGGATGACTCCTCTGCTGGGCTGAACCTCCCTAAGGCGGGGACaaaacctcttgatatgacccaaatctccacactcaaagcaacctctacTGGCTACTGGcaatggggactgaagggagcccagAGCACCGGGACACCCGCTAGAAGGACTAGGCATTGATGAACCGTGAGCTGATGGTGCATGAGGCgaactctgagttggaagggaactgagagatgagtggccatgttgagaactgtgagaaccatggacAGATGATGCGCCACGGTAAGTTGGACAAGCCGTCTGAGCATGCCTAAAGGAATGACCCCTGCCAGGGTGAAACTAACCtccagaaggaacaccaccaaaactaccagatccccaaggcctcttggcctccctctctactCACTCCTGACATCGAACTGACTCTTTATCCCAAGAAATGTCACCAACCTTctcaaaagaagcaccagacaccctctctctagtcagaAGAATTCacagctgatatgtgaggccattgatgaacctcctgatcctctccctataTGTGGGTACCAGCCAgatagcatgacgagccaacttagaGAATCTTATATCATACTGCGTCATAGTCATATCATCCTGATGTaactgctcaaactgcctacgcagctcctctctacgggactaagacacatacttctccaagaagagaatggATAACTGCTTCCATGTAAGTGGCGTTGCACCAACCGGCATatacctctcataagcctcccaccaagtgaaggaagctccagagaactgaaaagtagtgaacgagaccccatcggtctccaaaatacccgttgtacgGAGGATCCTCTACACCGTTAAAAGtcggaggttgaagtctaccaaacctctccaatctatgctgctcatcatccgggcagctgcaaccggctgggatgGTGGTTCCCCCGGTGTTTGAAGTCCGTACACCAGATGCTCATATGTGCGGGTAGTGGGAGTTTGAAAACCTCCGCTAACTTGAGAAGTAGCTACTGCGGCCAAAATAGAGACCGCCTGAGAAAGGCTGGTGCACACGGTCAAAATCTGATCTAGGGCATCCTGAAGTCCTGGATAACAATAGGCAggactggtgcctgagctggtcccgctGGTGCATCTATAACCggaacctgatcctgaactggggcaactaGTGGATCTATAGGTGCCACCATAGCTGCGGAGTGACTGCACCTCTGGCCCTACCACGACCTCTACCTCGACCTCGGCCTCTcgcggccccaactggtggtactagtggctGTCCGTCCTGactagtagcacgtgtcctcaccatctgtgagagaatagaataatagaagtttagttaccagaatcaacagattcgtacgataagaatttaagaatgtgaaggTTTCTTAAGGGTTCtacaacctctcgaagataagtacagacgtctccgtaacgatccgtaagactctactaaacccgctcatgactcgtgagacctatgtaacctaggctctaataccaagttgtcacgacccaaaaatgaaaataaattaagcaacattttttaaaacaaaataaaatccaaattttgatacaactgcccaaaatcggggtgtcactgagtgcatgagcgtcTAAAAGAGAACATAGTCTATTACAACGTTTAAGAAAACAAACTGAAATACATTTGGAGATAATGATAGAGAGTCAAGGCCTGCGAATGCCGTGCAGATACCTCACTAGTCTCCTAAAGCCTGAAACCTTGATCATCGACTGCCACTAGGACCAAAAGTGCCCGGATCTACAAaaaaggtgcagggggtaacatgaatacaccaactcagtaagtatcgagtccaaactatggactaaaAGGTAGTGACGAAATCAACCTCAACAGATATAATAGAATCAACGTACAGAAATGTAGGCATACTTTTAGTTAAATGGACAGCTCAAAGCAATAAGGTAAATACATATTTGAATAGTTTAAGATATATAACTCAACTGCCTCTACATTCCAATGCACCGACTGTATGAAATGCAGAATGTACTctcactctcaaatgctcaaccactcggtactaacTATGGCCATCTGACCCAgagaaatccatcccggaacatatacaacactgactgtAATTCACTTAGTACCGAGGAAAAAAGGCAATCCAACCCTATGGAGAAATCGATCTCCAGGTATATATAAATACACAACCACTCGATACCATATATGACCATCcagcccagggaaatccatcccggaacatactCATCATTGACTATAAGTCACTCGGTACCAAGGAAAAAGGGTAATCCaacctgtggagaaatccatctcctgatatcaatacttcggacaaatcgATGTCCAGGAAAAtctatccctcaataatatcatccgcgcccactgggggtgtgcagactccggaggggctcctacaacccaaacgTTATCATAATTAAAATAATTACTGCAGTGTGCAACACGATcctataactgtcactcataatcaagctcccggcctcactcagtcatcactctccagtctcacccacgggctcacaatgtcatggaaCCTTGCCAGGAATCAATGATATGCTATCCCAATAATAACaattgagactgagatatgatatgaaatgcatgaatatgactgagtacaaaataacaGTAAGATCAATGAGataacagcaagaaacgaccactaggggtcccaacagtatcagcatgaagccttaacatgatatctagcagttttgcagctcaattactttatcatatAATAGAATCACAGAcatcaacaagaaagagtcattaaacagtgccatggaatgaaccatATCACGACTCTCATGGTGCATGCctgcacgcccgtcacttggcatgtgcatcACCTTAATACTAACCACATGTGCATCACCTTGCCTCTCAACTCGGCCTCCGAAcgccccgaatctagccacaagaaATACAATatgatcaatataggctaaaggaattAATTCCACAAGGAACACACCAATTCATAACCAAAATCCAAAATCAGCTCAAACCCGGCCTCCGGGCgcacatctcgaaattcgataaacgttacaaaaatacgacctcatttgGTCACTCAAATCCTCAAAATCCACTCTCCAATTGTCAAGccttaaatccccaaatttctcGCTCTAATCCCAAATTAGATGATAAATAAAGTCATGGATTCATGAAATTTATACCATTATgatttagaatcacttaccccaacgtTGCTCCTTAAAATCCTTTGAAAATCACCTATCTCCCGAGTTCCTCAAACCTAAAATTAAAAATGGAGAACAAAAACTTGAGCTAGGGTTTTTCTGCCCAGCaaaaccgcacctgtggtcctaTTTCTGCACCTACGAAGAGGGCTCCGCTTCTGCGAAATTTCATTAAAGGAACTGACTCCACTTCTGCGATCAGCTGACCACATCTACGGTCGTCGCAAATACAGGGACCAAGCCACACCTGTGATCCAACTATGCCTTGTGCCTCGAAATCTGCTTCTACAACCATGCACATGCGGTTCCCTATCCGCATGTGCGGAAACACTAGCAACAACAGCTTCAGCTGCATTTTTCTAACTTCAAATACTCCGATCACTACgtgaaatcaccctgaggccctcgACACCACAACCAAACATACTAACAGAtccaacaacatcatacgaacttagtcaaacttttgaatcactcaaaacgaattcaaaatgccaaaatacactcggattcaagcttaagaacctctaaacttccaaattccacaaatgatgccgaaacccatcaaaacatatccgaatgacctcaaattttgcacacaagtcagaaattacaccacggacctactccaactcctagAAATCCAATCAGAGcatgatatcaaaatttccacttctaaccaaaatcgccaaaattctaactttcaccaattcaagcctaattctactacgaacctccaaataaCATTCTAAACGCGCTCCTAATTCCAAAATCGCCTAACAatgctaacagaaccatcaaaattcaaattcgaggtcatttacatataagtcaacatccgatcaacTCTTGTAACTTAAACCTTCTcataagagactaagtatctcaattcactccaaaaccactccgcACCTTaaccaactaacccggtaagtAAAAATACAGTTGAAGAACACAAAAtaagcagaaaatcagaaatatgGCTATAATTCTCGAGACGACCGACCAGGTCGTTATAggtgtaatgaggtttggaaaAAAGGACAAGTTGATCCCTAGAtacatcgggccttttgagattcttgatcaggTGGTACAGGTGGCTTACATACTTGAGTTTCCACCTGGTTTATTAGTGGTCCATCtagtattccatgtgtccatgcttcggaagtatcacgacgatctgTCTCACacgttagacttc
Proteins encoded:
- the LOC138869583 gene encoding uncharacterized protein, with product MSFGMTNAPEAFMYLMNSVFQPYLDSFVIVFIDDILVYSRIQEEHAQHLRIVLQWLREEKLYAKFSKCKFWLSSVAFLRHLVSSEGIQVDSNRKHLFKQKDLNLRQRRWLEMLMDYDIIILYHPRKANEVVDALSRRAVSMGSLAFLPIGERSLAVDVQTLANWFLILDILKPSRVLACVVSRSSLFDHIKKRQYDDPHLFVLKDKVQYGDARDVKYEHQRPGGLLQQIMIPEWKWERITMDFIIGLPRTLRKFDAIWVLLKVSPMKGVMKFGKKGKLSPRLIRSFEVLQRIGEVACELALPSRLLGVHPIFHVSMLRKYIGDPSYVLDFNMVLLDGDLTYDVEQVAILKRQVRKLRSKYLASVKVQWRGQPVEEATWETKREIRSRYPHLFMAPRMFLDLF
- the LOC138869584 gene encoding uncharacterized protein yields the protein MVDFDVILGMDWLSLCHVILHYHAKTVMLAMPGVPQIDWRGSLDYVPSRVISYLKAQRIVGKVCLSYLAFVRDVNVETPTIDSVPVVRDFLDVFPVDLSNMPLDRDIDFGIDLVQGTQPISIPSYHMALAKLKELNEML